The following proteins are encoded in a genomic region of Candidatus Binatota bacterium:
- the radA gene encoding DNA repair protein RadA gives MAGRSSRKRSVYTCQGCGHSASRWLGRCPGCSEWNSMVEELQPATSRGKASVKSAAAAAESTVLLGEVAGPGIEGRLVSGSGEIDRVLGGGLVPASAVLLGGDPGIGKSTLALQLASALSAKGACVLYVAGEEAPAQVRLRADRLARAGSDKLLVLPETDAAAVIEVMRKKRPAVAVIDSIQTLYSSEVESAPGSVSQLRETCAQLVAAARELECAVIFIGHVTREGTIAGPRVLEHMVDTVLYFEGDSNHAFRILRAVKNRFGAANEIGVFEMAADGLREVPNPSLLLSGGAREGVSGSSVSSCMEGSRPVLVEIQALVSPGTAGSVRRTTLGVDHNRVAMLAAVMEKRLGLSMASHDIFVNTAGGVRLDDPGVDLSVMASLASSLLDVTLPAATVVLGEVGLTGEVRAVSRLHARVKEAARLGFKRAVVPAANNDRLDDLDGLELLRCKGVADAWRLLSG, from the coding sequence ATGGCAGGCAGAAGCAGTCGAAAACGCAGCGTCTACACCTGCCAGGGGTGCGGGCACTCGGCTTCTCGCTGGCTGGGCCGTTGCCCGGGCTGCAGCGAGTGGAACTCCATGGTCGAAGAGCTGCAGCCGGCGACCAGCCGCGGCAAGGCCTCCGTAAAATCGGCCGCGGCCGCCGCCGAGTCCACCGTGCTCCTGGGCGAGGTCGCAGGGCCGGGCATCGAGGGGCGACTGGTTTCGGGCAGCGGCGAGATCGACCGCGTGCTGGGTGGTGGGCTGGTGCCCGCCAGCGCGGTGCTGTTGGGCGGTGACCCCGGCATTGGAAAATCGACGCTGGCCCTGCAGCTGGCCTCGGCGCTTTCGGCCAAGGGAGCTTGCGTGTTGTACGTGGCCGGCGAGGAAGCTCCCGCGCAGGTGCGCCTGCGCGCCGACAGGCTTGCGCGTGCCGGGTCGGACAAACTGCTCGTGCTGCCTGAGACCGACGCGGCCGCGGTAATCGAGGTAATGCGCAAGAAGCGACCGGCGGTGGCGGTAATAGATTCGATCCAGACCCTGTACTCGAGCGAGGTCGAGTCGGCCCCCGGCTCGGTGTCGCAGTTGCGCGAGACCTGCGCGCAGCTTGTGGCGGCGGCGCGCGAGTTGGAATGCGCGGTGATCTTCATCGGCCACGTGACCAGGGAGGGCACCATAGCCGGCCCGCGCGTTCTCGAGCACATGGTCGACACGGTGCTGTACTTTGAAGGCGACAGTAACCACGCGTTTCGCATACTGCGCGCGGTGAAGAATCGTTTTGGTGCGGCCAACGAGATCGGTGTCTTCGAGATGGCGGCCGACGGTCTTCGCGAGGTGCCCAACCCCTCGCTGTTGTTGTCGGGTGGCGCCAGGGAAGGCGTGAGCGGCTCCTCGGTCAGCTCGTGCATGGAAGGCAGTCGCCCGGTGCTCGTGGAGATACAGGCGCTGGTGTCGCCGGGCACAGCGGGTAGCGTGCGTCGGACCACGCTCGGGGTCGATCACAACCGCGTGGCCATGCTGGCAGCCGTGATGGAAAAACGCCTCGGCCTGTCGATGGCCAGCCACGATATTTTTGTGAACACTGCGGGCGGCGTGCGCCTCGATGACCCGGGAGTCGATCTTTCGGTCATGGCGTCGCTGGCCTCGAGCCTGCTCGACGTGACCCTGCCCGCCGCTACCGTGGTGCTGGGCGAGGTGGGGCTGACGGGCGAGGTGAGGGCGGTCTCACGCCTGCACGCGCGGGTGAAAGAGGCGGCGCGGCTGGGTTTCAAGCGCGCCGTGGTGCCGGCGGCCAACAACGATCGCCTCGACGACCTCGACGGCCTCGAGCTGCTCAGGTGCAAGGGCGTGGCAGACGCGTGGCGGCTGCTGTCAGGCTGA
- the bioF gene encoding 8-amino-7-oxononanoate synthase, which yields MAELRDRDLLRGLREVESAQLPRVTLDGRELLLFCSNNYLGLACHPEVVEAARLATARWGASSVSSRLVSGHMTVHAELEDKIARWKNQEAALVFSTGYQANIGVISSLTGPGDLIVSDQLNHASIIDGARLSKAATVVYRHNDIEDLERVLCENRGAGRVLVVTESVFSMDGDLAPLADISKACRRHGAWLMVDEAHGAGVFGKRGAGLVQELGLESQVQVHMGTLGKALGSFGAYVTGSRTLVDLLVNKARSIIFTTALPPSAAAAALAAIQVVEREPQRAAGLLARATSLALALREAGLEVPNADSQIIPVLLGDAARAVATADKLRAKGFYVAAIRPPTVARGTSRLRVSLMATHTSQEINALRDAIIDCALDDSADTNTAANNGARA from the coding sequence CTGGCCGAGCTGCGCGACCGCGACCTCCTGCGCGGGCTGCGAGAGGTGGAGTCGGCCCAACTGCCGCGGGTAACGCTGGACGGCCGTGAGCTGCTGCTGTTCTGCTCGAACAACTACCTCGGCCTGGCCTGCCACCCCGAAGTGGTAGAGGCGGCGCGCCTGGCCACTGCGCGCTGGGGAGCGAGCTCGGTCTCATCGCGCCTGGTGTCGGGCCACATGACCGTGCACGCCGAGCTCGAGGACAAGATCGCTCGCTGGAAGAACCAGGAGGCGGCGCTGGTGTTCTCTACCGGCTACCAGGCCAACATCGGCGTGATCAGTTCGCTCACCGGGCCCGGCGATCTCATCGTGAGCGACCAACTCAACCACGCCAGCATCATTGACGGCGCGCGCTTGTCCAAGGCGGCAACCGTCGTCTACCGCCACAACGACATCGAGGACCTCGAGCGCGTGCTGTGCGAGAATCGCGGCGCCGGCCGGGTACTGGTCGTCACCGAGTCGGTGTTCTCGATGGACGGCGACCTCGCGCCACTCGCCGACATAAGCAAGGCTTGCAGGCGTCACGGCGCCTGGTTGATGGTCGATGAAGCGCACGGCGCGGGCGTGTTCGGCAAGCGCGGAGCCGGGCTGGTGCAGGAGCTGGGACTGGAAAGCCAGGTACAGGTGCACATGGGCACCCTGGGCAAGGCGCTCGGTAGTTTTGGCGCCTACGTCACGGGCAGCCGCACGCTGGTTGACCTGCTGGTAAACAAGGCCCGCTCGATTATTTTTACGACGGCGCTGCCGCCCTCGGCCGCAGCGGCCGCACTGGCGGCGATCCAGGTCGTCGAAAGAGAACCGCAGCGAGCGGCCGGACTGCTGGCGCGGGCCACGTCCCTGGCGCTGGCGCTCAGGGAGGCCGGCCTCGAGGTGCCCAACGCGGACTCACAGATCATACCCGTGCTGCTGGGCGACGCGGCGCGTGCCGTTGCCACCGCCGACAAGTTGAGGGCCAAGGGCTTCTACGTGGCCGCCATACGCCCGCCGACCGTAGCCCGGGGCACGTCGCGGCTCAGGGTGAGCCTGATGGCGACGCACACGAGCCAGGAAATAAACGCACTGCGCGACGCGATCATCGATTGCGCGCTCGATGATTCTGCCGACACAAACACCGCCGCAAACAACGGAGCCCGAGCATGA
- a CDS encoding cytochrome C oxidase subunit I, translating to MSDAHHEELSWVRKYVFSTDHKVIGMQYGVTALFFLFFGFCLMMLMRWQLAYPGQPIPLIGSLFSDSTAPGGIMLPEFYNQLGAMHGTIMVFLGVVPLAVGAFGNYVMPLQIGAPDMAFPKLNMASYWVYFLGGTIMLCSFFVPGGAAQSGWTSYPPLASIASEGQTWWIVGMVCLIGSSLLGSVNFIVTILHLRAPGMTMFRLPIFVWSQLVTSFLLLLAFPALQAAGTLQFMDRVFGSSFFLPSGLVVGGEALAVSGGGSPLLWQHLFWFLAHPEVYVLILPALGIVAEVIATNTRKPLWGYRSVVYAMIFLGFMSFIVWAHHMYMTGMGTTMSNFFQTTTMIISIPSVVILTALIISLWGGAIRFTVPMLFALAFLPMFGIGGLTGLPLGLATPDIHLHDTYYVIGHFHYVVAPGTIFALFAGVYHWFPKITGRQMNQTLGKLHFWTSLVFINGVFLPMFWQGMAGVSRRLYDQTFYAHGAAVQDLTIISSVSAWLLGLAQLFFIVNFFRSIFAGPKVEDDNPWQSTTLEWATPTPPPHGNFPVTPTVYRGPYEYSQPGVDADFTPQNIADGNIADGGTTPGQA from the coding sequence ATGTCTGATGCACATCACGAAGAATTGAGCTGGGTACGAAAGTACGTCTTTTCGACCGACCACAAGGTCATCGGCATGCAGTACGGCGTTACGGCGTTGTTCTTCCTGTTTTTCGGGTTCTGCCTGATGATGCTGATGAGGTGGCAACTGGCCTATCCCGGCCAGCCCATCCCTTTGATCGGTTCGCTTTTCAGCGACAGCACCGCGCCGGGTGGCATCATGCTGCCGGAGTTTTACAACCAGTTGGGCGCCATGCACGGAACCATAATGGTGTTCCTGGGCGTGGTGCCGCTGGCCGTAGGTGCTTTTGGCAACTACGTCATGCCGCTTCAGATTGGCGCACCCGATATGGCGTTTCCCAAGCTGAACATGGCCAGCTACTGGGTCTACTTCCTGGGTGGCACAATAATGCTGTGCAGCTTTTTCGTTCCCGGTGGTGCGGCCCAATCGGGCTGGACCTCGTACCCTCCACTGGCCAGCATCGCCTCCGAGGGCCAGACCTGGTGGATCGTCGGCATGGTCTGCCTGATCGGCTCCTCGTTGCTCGGTTCGGTTAACTTCATCGTCACCATACTGCACCTTCGGGCGCCCGGTATGACAATGTTCCGCCTGCCGATTTTCGTGTGGTCGCAGCTGGTTACCTCCTTCTTGCTCCTGCTGGCCTTTCCGGCCCTGCAGGCCGCGGGCACACTGCAGTTCATGGACAGGGTGTTCGGCTCGAGTTTCTTCCTGCCCTCGGGGCTGGTGGTGGGTGGCGAAGCGCTGGCCGTAAGCGGCGGCGGCAGCCCACTGCTGTGGCAGCACCTGTTCTGGTTCCTGGCTCACCCCGAGGTCTACGTACTCATCCTGCCGGCCCTGGGCATAGTGGCCGAGGTCATCGCCACCAACACGCGCAAGCCATTGTGGGGCTACCGCTCGGTGGTGTACGCGATGATCTTCCTGGGCTTCATGTCTTTCATCGTGTGGGCTCACCACATGTACATGACTGGCATGGGCACGACGATGAGCAACTTCTTCCAGACCACGACCATGATCATTTCGATCCCGTCGGTGGTCATCCTCACGGCGCTTATTATTTCGCTGTGGGGCGGGGCCATACGCTTTACGGTGCCCATGCTGTTCGCGCTGGCCTTTCTGCCCATGTTCGGCATAGGCGGGCTCACCGGACTGCCGCTGGGACTGGCGACGCCTGACATCCACCTGCACGACACTTACTACGTTATCGGCCACTTTCACTACGTGGTGGCGCCGGGGACGATCTTTGCCCTGTTTGCCGGTGTGTATCATTGGTTTCCAAAGATCACCGGCCGGCAGATGAACCAGACCCTGGGCAAGCTGCACTTCTGGACGTCTCTGGTGTTTATTAACGGTGTCTTCCTGCCCATGTTCTGGCAGGGCATGGCCGGGGTGTCTCGCAGGTTGTACGACCAGACCTTCTACGCCCATGGCGCGGCAGTGCAGGATCTCACCATCATATCGTCGGTGAGTGCGTGGCTGCTGGGGCTGGCACAGCTTTTCTTCATCGTGAACTTCTTCCGCAGTATTTTCGCGGGACCGAAGGTCGAGGACGACAACCCGTGGCAGTCCACCACGCTTGAGTGGGCCACGCCCACGCCACCGCCGCACGGCAACTTTCCCGTTACGCCCACCGTCTATCGCGGGCCCTACGAGTACAGCCAGCCCGGTGTAGACGCCGACTTCACGCCGCAGAATATCGCCGACGGTAATATAGCCGACGGGGGCACCACCCCCGGCCAGGCCTGA
- a CDS encoding HEAT repeat domain-containing protein, translating into MKESRTSLGIPPGMIVLGMVLLAAIIALPAVPGLMVEKAEAQSYAHRVRDRYNRISRGANAAEWAKRLSDEDVAIRLEAVESLGQGDMEESLGPLVDALADADQRVRVKAVNYLGARRQHAAVPVLMQKLFLSEVDDDERTQVLIALGRIADPRASKQLLNCAKAATSDTVRAAALYALGESGTPEVTQALSRFSETSSDQQVKQLAGDAIKKIEARAAVVPNRQPTLLELERRMGPPR; encoded by the coding sequence ATGAAAGAGTCCAGAACCAGCTTAGGGATCCCCCCGGGCATGATCGTCCTTGGCATGGTCCTCCTTGCTGCGATCATAGCACTGCCCGCCGTACCGGGCCTCATGGTAGAGAAGGCCGAGGCCCAATCATACGCGCACCGCGTGAGAGATCGATACAACCGCATCAGCCGTGGTGCCAACGCCGCCGAGTGGGCCAAGCGACTTTCCGATGAAGACGTGGCCATCAGGCTGGAAGCCGTCGAATCGCTGGGCCAGGGAGACATGGAAGAAAGCCTCGGCCCCCTGGTCGACGCCTTGGCCGACGCCGACCAGCGCGTACGCGTGAAGGCGGTCAACTACCTTGGTGCGCGGCGCCAGCATGCGGCCGTTCCCGTGCTGATGCAGAAGCTGTTCCTGTCCGAAGTCGACGACGACGAGCGCACCCAGGTGCTCATAGCCCTCGGCCGCATTGCCGACCCCAGGGCGAGCAAACAGCTGCTCAATTGTGCCAAGGCCGCCACCTCCGACACCGTCAGGGCGGCCGCCCTCTACGCGCTGGGCGAATCGGGCACCCCTGAAGTGACCCAAGCGCTGAGCAGGTTTTCGGAGACCAGCAGTGACCAGCAGGTGAAACAACTTGCCGGTGATGCTATTAAGAAGATCGAGGCGCGCGCCGCCGTTGTTCCGAACCGTCAGCCAACGCTGCTGGAGCTTGAGCGACGAATGGGACCGCCGCGGTAA
- the bioA gene encoding adenosylmethionine--8-amino-7-oxononanoate transaminase translates to MTETAIATVGPRDLAADDHRYLWHPFTQAEEWNSHDPLIVERAEGFHLVDTDGRRYLDGVSSIWCNVHGHGHPRITAAMKEQLDRVSHSTMLGLSHVPAIELARRLVEITPGALTRVFYSDSGSTAVEVALRTAFQYWRQRGQQQRNRFVTLAEAYHGDTMGSVSLGFSEPFHRGYEAITFEVFKFNPPWMCEPINEGSGEQAVVAGIETPALEAAGAASLGQLEKLLAEKGESIAAVVIEPLVQGAAGIWPQPPSFVRGVRELCDRYGTLMVCDEVATGFGRTGSMFAVEQAGVCPDIMCLAKGLTAGYLPLAVTLATEQIFDAFRGRYSDYKALFHGHTYGGNPLGCATALANLDVFDEENTVETGAARGHLMGELLAEHVAPLAHTAALRRVGTMAAFEILKDPDSGVRFATDERRAYRAVLEARKRGVIIRPLGDTMVLMPPPALPETLMRELVTATAESVAAATAG, encoded by the coding sequence ATGACAGAAACCGCCATCGCCACCGTTGGCCCGCGTGACCTCGCGGCAGACGACCACCGTTACCTGTGGCACCCCTTCACCCAGGCAGAGGAGTGGAACTCACACGACCCGCTGATCGTCGAGCGCGCCGAAGGTTTTCACCTCGTGGACACCGACGGCCGCCGCTACCTCGACGGCGTGTCATCGATCTGGTGCAACGTGCACGGCCACGGCCACCCGCGCATAACGGCGGCGATGAAAGAGCAGCTCGACCGCGTGTCGCACTCCACCATGCTCGGCCTGTCTCACGTGCCGGCCATAGAGCTGGCGCGGCGCCTGGTCGAGATAACCCCTGGGGCGCTCACGCGCGTGTTCTATTCCGACTCGGGCTCCACGGCCGTGGAGGTCGCCCTGCGCACCGCCTTCCAGTACTGGCGACAGCGCGGACAGCAACAGCGAAACCGTTTTGTCACCCTGGCCGAAGCCTACCACGGCGACACCATGGGCTCGGTGAGCCTCGGATTCTCCGAGCCGTTTCACCGTGGCTACGAGGCCATCACCTTCGAAGTCTTCAAGTTCAACCCGCCGTGGATGTGCGAGCCCATCAACGAAGGATCCGGCGAGCAAGCAGTGGTGGCCGGAATTGAAACCCCGGCGCTCGAGGCAGCCGGCGCAGCGAGCCTCGGTCAACTCGAAAAACTACTGGCCGAAAAAGGCGAGTCGATCGCCGCCGTCGTCATCGAACCGTTGGTGCAGGGCGCAGCAGGTATATGGCCGCAGCCACCGTCGTTTGTGCGTGGCGTGCGAGAGCTCTGCGATCGCTACGGCACCCTGATGGTCTGCGACGAGGTGGCCACCGGCTTTGGTCGCACGGGCAGCATGTTCGCGGTCGAGCAGGCCGGCGTATGCCCCGACATCATGTGCCTGGCCAAGGGTCTCACCGCCGGCTACCTGCCGCTGGCCGTAACCCTTGCCACCGAGCAGATTTTTGATGCCTTCCGCGGCCGCTACTCGGATTACAAGGCGCTGTTCCACGGCCACACCTACGGCGGCAACCCGCTGGGCTGCGCCACCGCGCTGGCCAACCTCGACGTGTTCGACGAGGAAAACACGGTCGAGACCGGGGCCGCGCGCGGCCACTTGATGGGGGAGCTGCTGGCCGAGCACGTTGCGCCGCTGGCCCACACGGCAGCCCTGCGCAGGGTGGGTACGATGGCCGCCTTCGAAATACTGAAGGACCCCGACAGCGGCGTTCGCTTTGCCACCGACGAGCGTCGCGCCTACCGCGCAGTGCTCGAGGCGCGCAAGCGCGGCGTCATCATAAGGCCGCTGGGCGACACGATGGTACTCATGCCGCCGCCGGCCCTGCCCGAGACGCTCATGCGTGAACTCGTGACCGCCACTGCCGAATCGGTGGCCGCGGCGACGGCTGGCTGA
- the trxA gene encoding thioredoxin: MADITEVTDANFQQEVLDSSVPVLVDFWAPWCAPCRAIAPVLEELAGEYDGRARVVKVNVDDNQQVAASYGVRSIPNLIVFKQGQVAEQIVGAAAKPKLAEALDQAIS, translated from the coding sequence ATGGCAGACATCACCGAAGTAACAGACGCTAATTTTCAACAGGAAGTACTCGACTCGTCGGTGCCCGTACTCGTGGACTTCTGGGCACCCTGGTGCGCGCCCTGCAGGGCCATAGCCCCGGTGCTCGAAGAGCTGGCCGGCGAATACGACGGCCGCGCCCGGGTGGTCAAGGTAAATGTTGACGACAACCAGCAGGTAGCAGCCAGCTACGGGGTTCGCAGCATTCCCAACCTTATAGTGTTCAAACAGGGACAAGTGGCCGAGCAGATCGTGGGCGCGGCAGCCAAGCCCAAACTGGCCGAGGCGCTCGACCAGGCAATTTCCTAA
- a CDS encoding DUF3108 domain-containing protein — translation MSPWPSDSTASSLMATSSSESRLAHSAALAPRLMRLYRSLTRCAYDWASAFSTMRPGTAGSAMIAARRTMPRTIMPGGIPKLVLDSFMPTYQQENCRDYRVSASRAVRGALRVWRGLCSSLAGLVLLCLAPHWAVAEAIEPGEVQVSTPVYQLPADVEWPDERWDYHFSWAGIPVGTLSIEAGGQPADDGDTDAGDSGKRLNVHVLGTTNSVVDLLWKYRLDARGVVAVRPFSPREFIIDETERRKDKFTHIRFDADRNVHSIRRKSDKTREYRFAGGNTFDILSTVFLVLNLDYVLGDEFYVDTFTGTSRYLVTINVDAKEEQLAAGVSVPAWRLSVHTHELTDPEEDGKHRETILWVSRDKPRRLLAARSKTFVGAIEVDLDAVVPAQELERTAGADELIAKPATGALD, via the coding sequence ATGTCTCCCTGGCCCAGCGATTCGACGGCTTCCAGCCTGATGGCCACGTCTTCATCGGAAAGTCGCTTGGCCCACTCGGCGGCGTTGGCACCACGGCTGATGCGGTTGTATCGATCTCTCACGCGGTGCGCGTATGATTGGGCCTCGGCCTTCTCTACCATGAGGCCCGGTACGGCGGGCAGTGCTATGATCGCAGCAAGGAGGACCATGCCAAGGACGATCATGCCCGGGGGGATCCCTAAGCTGGTTCTGGACTCTTTCATGCCGACTTACCAACAGGAAAACTGTCGCGACTACCGGGTAAGTGCAAGCCGGGCAGTCCGTGGGGCACTGCGGGTGTGGCGGGGCTTGTGCTCAAGCCTGGCCGGCCTGGTACTGCTCTGCCTTGCCCCCCACTGGGCTGTGGCCGAGGCCATCGAGCCCGGCGAGGTGCAGGTAAGCACGCCGGTTTACCAGCTGCCCGCCGACGTGGAGTGGCCCGATGAGCGCTGGGATTATCACTTCAGCTGGGCGGGTATCCCGGTGGGCACGCTTTCCATCGAGGCGGGCGGCCAGCCGGCCGATGATGGTGACACTGATGCCGGCGATAGCGGCAAGCGCCTGAACGTCCACGTGCTTGGTACGACCAACAGCGTGGTCGACCTGTTGTGGAAGTACCGCCTCGACGCTCGCGGCGTGGTGGCGGTGCGCCCTTTCTCACCGCGCGAGTTCATCATAGACGAAACCGAAAGGCGCAAAGACAAGTTTACACATATCCGCTTTGACGCCGATCGCAACGTGCACTCCATCCGTCGCAAGAGCGACAAGACCAGGGAATATCGCTTTGCGGGGGGCAACACCTTCGACATTCTCTCGACGGTGTTCCTGGTGCTCAACCTCGACTACGTGCTGGGCGATGAGTTCTACGTGGACACCTTTACGGGCACCAGCCGCTACCTGGTGACCATCAACGTAGACGCAAAGGAAGAGCAGCTGGCCGCTGGCGTATCGGTGCCGGCCTGGAGGCTCTCGGTGCATACCCACGAGCTCACCGACCCCGAAGAGGACGGCAAACATCGTGAAACCATACTGTGGGTGTCGCGTGACAAGCCTCGCCGCCTGCTCGCCGCGAGAAGCAAGACCTTCGTGGGGGCCATAGAAGTCGATCTCGACGCGGTGGTACCAGCACAGGAGTTGGAGCGGACTGCGGGAGCCGATGAGCTGATAGCAAAGCCGGCGACGGGCGCTTTGGATTAA